The DNA region TCGCTGCTGCCAAGATCCCTGGCTTCAAAGCTGGTAAAGCTCTGAAAGACGCCGTCAACTAAGCGTCTTTCGGGCTTTGCCCTTCCAGCCGGGGCCTCGCCCTGGCTGGCAGCGGAGCGGTAGACCACGGGGAATACCCCGCGTCCAGGAAGCCCAGCTTCCGACCGCTCCGCCAGTTACGAGAGAAGGCGCATCCTCGGATGCGCCTTTCTTATATCCGGACTCTACCCGCGCTGCGCGGCTGTTTTATTCGGTACAGCCGTTTCTGGGGGACGCATGCTGCAGAACATCAGGGACAATTCACAGGGATGGATTGCCAAGACCATTATCGGCGTCATCATCGCGCTGCTCGCGCTGACGGGTTTCGACGCCATCTTCAATGCCACCAGCAATCGCCAGGATGCCGCCAAGGTCAACGGTGAGGAGATCACCCTCGACCAGTTGAGCCAGGCCGCAGACATGCAGCGCCGCCAGCTGATGCAGCAATTGGGCAAGGACTTCGATGCTTCCCAACTGGACGACAAGCTGCTGCGCGAAGCCGCCCTCAAGGGGCTGATCGAGCGCAAGCTGCTGCTGCAAGGCGCCAAGTCGTCCGGTTTCGCCTTCTCGCAGCCTGCCCTGGATCAACTGATCGTGCAGACCCCCGAATTCCAGGTCGATGGCAAGTTCAATCCGGATCGCTTCGATCAGGTGATCCGCCAGATGAGCTACACCCGCCTGCAGTTCCGCCAGATGCTCGAGCAGGAGATGCTCGTCGGCCAGCTGCGCGCAGGCCTTGCCGGCAGTGGCTTCGTCACTGATGAGGAAATCCGTGCCTTCGCCCGCCTGGAGAAACAGACCCGCGACTTCGCGACCCTGACCTTCAAGGCCGACCCCAAGGCGGTCACGGTCAGCGACGACGAGATCCAGGCCTACTACGACGAGCACAAGGGCCAGTTCATGAGCCCCGAGCAGGTCGTGCTCGAATACGTCGAACTGAAGAAGGAAGCTTTCTTCAGCCAGGTCGAAGTCAGCGAGGACGACCTCAAGGCCCAGTACGACAAGGAGATCGGCAACCTCTCCGAGCAGCGCGACGCGGCCCACATCCTGGTCGAGATCAATGACCAGCAGACCGAAGAGCAGGCCAAGGCCAAGATCGACGAGATCAAGCAGCGCCTGGACAAGGGCGAGGCGTTCGCCGCCCTGGCCAAGGAGTTCTCCCAGGACCCCGGCTCCGCTGCCAATGGTGGTGACCTCGGTTTCGCCGGTCGCGGTGTCTACGAGCCGGCGTTCGAGGACGCGCTCTACGCCCTTAAGAAGGAAGAAGTCTCCGCTCCGGTACGCACGCCCTACGGCCTGCACCTGATCAAGCTGCTGGCGATCCAGGCCCCCGAAGTGCCGAGCTTCGACAGCCTGAAGGAGAAGATGGTCCGCGAGCTGAAGACCCAACAGGTCGAGCAGCGGTTCGTCGAGGCCACCAAGGAACTGGAGGACTCCGCATTCGAGGCGTCCGACCTGGCCCAGCCGGCCCAGGAGCTGAACCTCAAGGTCCAGACCAGCGCGCCCTTCGGTCGTGAAGGTGGCGAAGGCCTGACTGCCAATCGCCAGGTCCTGCAGGCTG from Pseudomonas tohonis includes:
- a CDS encoding SurA N-terminal domain-containing protein, with translation MLQNIRDNSQGWIAKTIIGVIIALLALTGFDAIFNATSNRQDAAKVNGEEITLDQLSQAADMQRRQLMQQLGKDFDASQLDDKLLREAALKGLIERKLLLQGAKSSGFAFSQPALDQLIVQTPEFQVDGKFNPDRFDQVIRQMSYTRLQFRQMLEQEMLVGQLRAGLAGSGFVTDEEIRAFARLEKQTRDFATLTFKADPKAVTVSDDEIQAYYDEHKGQFMSPEQVVLEYVELKKEAFFSQVEVSEDDLKAQYDKEIGNLSEQRDAAHILVEINDQQTEEQAKAKIDEIKQRLDKGEAFAALAKEFSQDPGSAANGGDLGFAGRGVYEPAFEDALYALKKEEVSAPVRTPYGLHLIKLLAIQAPEVPSFDSLKEKMVRELKTQQVEQRFVEATKELEDSAFEASDLAQPAQELNLKVQTSAPFGREGGEGLTANRQVLQAAFSPEVLEDGGNSGAIELDPDTVVVLRAKEHRKPTQLELASVSDSIRQHLTQEKASEAAKAKADELLASLREGKTPATQAPQGQTWNVVEAATRSQEGVDPALLQTLFRMGKPESADKPTFSSLKLSNGDYVVIRLNGVSQPEDALSEQDKAMYGRFLASRSGQQDFAAYRRQLEAEAKVERF